In Rutidosis leptorrhynchoides isolate AG116_Rl617_1_P2 chromosome 2, CSIRO_AGI_Rlap_v1, whole genome shotgun sequence, one genomic interval encodes:
- the LOC139889641 gene encoding uncharacterized protein has translation MEEHQGPQSDKWCDFHKAYGHDTDNCKSLMRKIIAKIKAGELNHLLPGKQFRRNDPNNRFAWQGKVRHGGLRDWNRKDERDPTREMHIKVIWNEVEENETGGERMTEQWMYAPIIFHTIPNWRLSEEPVVILAVIANRSITRIYTDTGSEADLLYLHHFKDYPFSVKDRLRYTNLKIAGITGDSITAVGKVKLDVTLETHPLVRTEIVDFTILDGRSRFNALFGRRTLRKFGAITSTLHAELRFPTPNGVAVIHSEYVGLARERSVVYEAQGNFFRGGSSRQLFNKNDVNGYFKPPKMWEP, from the coding sequence ATGGAAGAGCATCAGGGACCACAGAGTGATAAATGGTGTGATTTTCACAAGGCATATGGGCATGATACTGACAACTGTAAATCATTGATGAGGAAAATCATTGCAAAGATTAAAGCCGGAGAGTTAAACCACCTGTTACCAGGAAAACAGTTCAGGAGGAATGATCCAAACAACCGTTTTGCTTGGCAAGGAAAGGTGCGTCACGGTGGACTGCGTGATTGGAACAGAAAAGATGAAAGAGATCCAACCCGTGAAATGCACATCAAGGTTATATGGAATGAAGTAGAGGAGAATGAAACAGGCGGAGAGCGCATGACGGAGCAgtggatgtatgctccaatcatatttcacACCATTCCAAATTGGCGCCTATCAGAGGAGCCTGTGGTCATTTTagctgtaattgcaaacagaaGCATCACTCGAATCTATACTGATACAGGTAGTGAAGCAGATCTCTTGTATCTGCATCATTTCAAAGATTATCCGTTCAGCGTAAAAGATAGGCTTCGCTACACGAACTTGAAGATTGCCGGCATCACGGGCGACTCGATAACGGCAGTTGGTAAGGTGAAACTGGATGTAACATTGGAAACACACCCTTTAGTCCGAacagaaattgtggactttacGATTCTTGATGGAAGATCAAGATTCAATGCCTTGTTTGGTAGGCGAACTCTTCGCAAATTTGGAGCAATCACTTCTACACTACACGCAGAATTGCGGTTCCCAACACCAAATGGTGTGGCAGTGATACATTCTGAATATGTTGGGCTAGCAAGAGAGAGATCAGTTGTTTATGAAGCTCAAGGAAATTTTTTTAGAGGAGGATCGTCGAGGCAGTTGTTTAACAAAAATGATGTGAATGGGTATTTCAAACCGCCCAAAATGTGGGAGCCTTAA